A single window of Leptospira semungkisensis DNA harbors:
- a CDS encoding ankyrin repeat domain-containing protein gives MSYLKNKKNPFIEEFRSAKKILVSAIFLLSCGLFGCTLSTVRQGYPSDYVYKGDLRGLKVTLTKGHSINTRDPYTQNYTPLMIAAREGEIAIAEFLIKNGADVNAKTRDGHTALMMAAYNRNPEFVELLLRNGAKVNVRSIQGHTAYSEVTLDDSVRVKELLSTFGAKSR, from the coding sequence GTGAGTTACCTAAAGAACAAAAAAAATCCATTTATTGAAGAGTTTAGATCAGCCAAGAAGATCTTGGTATCGGCCATTTTCTTATTGAGTTGCGGCCTCTTCGGATGCACCCTTTCTACTGTTCGCCAAGGATATCCTTCCGACTATGTTTATAAAGGGGACCTAAGAGGCCTTAAGGTTACTCTCACAAAAGGACATTCTATAAATACAAGGGATCCTTATACACAGAACTACACTCCTCTGATGATTGCCGCGAGAGAAGGAGAAATTGCAATTGCAGAGTTCTTGATCAAGAACGGAGCGGATGTAAATGCAAAGACGAGGGATGGTCATACTGCTCTTATGATGGCGGCTTATAATCGAAATCCGGAATTCGTGGAGTTATTGCTAAGGAACGGAGCAAAGGTGAATGTAAGAAGCATACAGGGCCATACTGCTTATTCTGAAGTTACCTTGGATGATTCCGTTCGAGTTAAGGAGTTGCTTAGTACCTTCGGTGCTAAGTCCAGATAA
- a CDS encoding sterol desaturase family protein, with the protein MSINACDFGWECVRNFGLFQLSMNFIRYYPLAGLAFFIFWVWKKGYFDKFRIQKSFPKWEKVVFEIKQSAVTMVMFSLVAVISFSLQKLGYIPKALYFKISDYGWAYAILSFVLITIWHETWFYWAHRLMHHKKVYTFVHAIHHKSVNPSPLAAYNFHWAEAFLEAVYVVPFISLVPIHFGVFLFHTFYAMVMNIWWHLGYEFLPKGWASHPITKWINTSTHHNQHHQKFHGNYSLYFNFWDRIMGTNFPNYETYFDEVAERKEEKFEAKASQIGFAK; encoded by the coding sequence ATGAGTATCAACGCTTGCGATTTTGGTTGGGAATGTGTCCGAAACTTCGGGCTTTTTCAACTTAGTATGAATTTTATTAGGTATTACCCTCTTGCGGGACTCGCATTTTTTATCTTTTGGGTCTGGAAGAAAGGATACTTCGATAAGTTCAGGATCCAGAAAAGTTTCCCTAAATGGGAAAAGGTAGTCTTCGAGATCAAACAGTCCGCTGTGACTATGGTAATGTTCAGTCTGGTTGCAGTGATTTCTTTCAGTCTTCAAAAGTTAGGATATATTCCTAAGGCCTTATATTTTAAGATTTCAGATTACGGTTGGGCTTACGCGATCTTGAGCTTTGTTCTGATCACTATCTGGCACGAAACCTGGTTCTACTGGGCTCATAGACTTATGCATCACAAAAAGGTCTATACCTTCGTACATGCAATTCATCATAAATCGGTAAACCCTTCTCCCTTGGCAGCTTATAATTTCCATTGGGCTGAGGCGTTTTTAGAAGCAGTATATGTAGTCCCGTTTATCAGTTTGGTTCCGATCCATTTCGGAGTCTTCCTGTTCCATACATTCTATGCGATGGTCATGAATATCTGGTGGCATCTTGGATATGAATTCTTGCCTAAAGGATGGGCAAGTCATCCGATAACCAAGTGGATCAATACCTCTACCCACCATAACCAACATCATCAGAAGTTTCATGGAAATTACAGTCTATACTTCAACTTCTGGGATAGGATCATGGGAACGAATTTCCCGAATTACGAAACGTACTTTGATGAGGTAGCGGAGAGAAAAGAAGAAAAATTTGAAGCAAAAGCCTCCCAAATTGGCTTTGCAAAATAG
- a CDS encoding helix-turn-helix domain-containing protein — MANFSPTSLFLAFSIGLAFLFSLGEIFSSPRGEKQNLLAFIFFLVGIFLTHAFLLTCKMIVFFPGLYLTHLPISALMGPFLERYLLLAMGNPPEPKKILYLKTLPALGVLLWMLPFYLSNGPEKIALLQNMQSTGLPLFLKIPVLSTMGVMFTFLFSILFKLFTEVRYCVVYKDARMLTIFGVASFTLFILLYGFFSVLIGSIRGLEGVGSLIGIFLCALYILRQGFPEFFLEVRKVVEEEKKYKASQLNGLDLESIKRNLENLFQNEKVFLKEDLTLGFLASKLEISTHQLSEYLNNEIGKNFFQLLNEHRVEEAKQRIESDPQEVLLSIAYSSGFRSKSTFNDVFRKETGFTPSEYRSKIRKKKSK; from the coding sequence ATGGCGAATTTTTCACCTACATCCTTATTCCTGGCTTTCTCGATCGGTCTCGCTTTTCTATTTTCTTTAGGGGAGATCTTCTCCTCTCCCAGAGGAGAAAAACAAAATTTACTCGCTTTCATTTTCTTCTTAGTCGGGATCTTTCTCACTCACGCATTCTTACTTACTTGCAAGATGATCGTATTCTTTCCGGGTCTGTATCTGACCCATCTTCCTATCTCAGCATTGATGGGCCCCTTTCTAGAACGTTATCTTCTTCTTGCCATGGGAAATCCTCCCGAACCTAAAAAGATCCTATATCTAAAGACGCTTCCTGCACTCGGAGTATTACTTTGGATGCTTCCGTTTTATCTTTCCAACGGCCCCGAAAAGATCGCGCTCTTACAAAATATGCAAAGCACTGGTCTTCCATTATTCTTAAAGATCCCAGTGCTCAGCACCATGGGCGTAATGTTTACTTTCTTGTTCTCTATATTATTCAAACTGTTTACAGAAGTTAGATACTGCGTCGTCTATAAGGACGCCAGAATGCTGACGATCTTCGGAGTTGCTTCTTTTACTCTATTTATTCTTCTCTATGGATTCTTTTCAGTGCTTATCGGATCCATAAGAGGATTAGAAGGAGTCGGCTCTCTGATCGGGATCTTTTTATGCGCTCTCTATATTCTTCGCCAAGGATTTCCAGAATTCTTTTTGGAAGTCAGAAAAGTGGTAGAAGAAGAGAAGAAATACAAAGCTTCGCAGTTGAACGGATTGGATCTAGAGAGTATCAAGCGCAATTTAGAGAATCTCTTCCAAAACGAAAAGGTTTTCCTAAAGGAAGATCTTACCCTCGGATTCTTAGCGAGCAAACTCGAGATCAGCACCCACCAACTTTCCGAATATCTGAACAATGAAATCGGAAAGAATTTTTTTCAATTATTGAACGAGCATAGGGTAGAAGAGGCAAAACAAAGAATAGAATCTGATCCGCAGGAAGTTTTGCTTTCCATCGCCTACTCTTCAGGATTTCGCTCCAAATCCACTTTTAACGATGTTTTTCGCAAGGAAACCGGCTTCACTCCTTCCGAATACCGAAGTAAAATCCGTAAAAAAAAGAGCAAATAA
- a CDS encoding type II toxin-antitoxin system VapC family toxin: MSGVLVDTSVWINHFRKSDPKLVELLQSGLVRRHPMVEGELSLGNFKNKSAFLTEYSQLIEVPTANHQEAMIFSERNSLAGNGIGWIDAHLLASCALGSARLYSADLYLNKAAEKIGIGEV; this comes from the coding sequence ATGAGCGGAGTGCTGGTAGACACTTCTGTTTGGATCAATCATTTTCGTAAATCGGACCCAAAGCTCGTCGAACTACTCCAATCGGGTTTGGTTCGACGCCATCCCATGGTGGAAGGAGAACTGAGCCTGGGAAATTTTAAGAATAAGAGTGCTTTTTTGACCGAGTATTCCCAATTGATAGAAGTTCCCACGGCGAATCACCAAGAGGCCATGATCTTTTCCGAAAGAAATTCCTTAGCGGGAAATGGGATTGGCTGGATAGACGCTCATCTTTTGGCAAGCTGCGCATTAGGTAGCGCCAGATTGTATTCTGCAGATTTGTACTTAAACAAGGCCGCAGAAAAGATCGGCATCGGCGAAGTTTGA
- a CDS encoding type II toxin-antitoxin system VapB family antitoxin, which yields MLAVKTTLYIPDELIHSAQMYTGIQEKTRLVQEGLRALIREKSAERLALLGGSDPKAEGPTRRKGVK from the coding sequence ATGTTAGCTGTCAAAACCACTCTTTATATTCCGGACGAGCTGATCCATAGCGCTCAAATGTACACCGGCATCCAAGAAAAAACTCGTCTAGTGCAGGAAGGTCTACGCGCCCTGATCCGAGAAAAATCTGCGGAAAGACTAGCCCTTTTAGGAGGAAGTGATCCAAAAGCGGAAGGACCGACTCGCAGAAAAGGCGTTAAATGA
- the secE gene encoding preprotein translocase subunit SecE, which translates to MKLGAFIQECREELKKVQWPNRQEVMQSTFVVLGTVLFFSAFLFLSDTAFVKLLTGFWNL; encoded by the coding sequence GTGAAGTTAGGCGCATTTATACAAGAATGTAGAGAGGAACTGAAGAAAGTTCAGTGGCCGAACAGACAAGAAGTGATGCAATCTACTTTTGTAGTGTTGGGCACCGTATTATTTTTCTCCGCATTTCTTTTTCTTTCGGATACTGCGTTTGTAAAACTCCTGACCGGATTCTGGAATCTGTAA
- the nusG gene encoding transcription termination/antitermination protein NusG, with protein sequence MGDLKWYALQTYSGHENKVQKNLEKLVQQRKLEEKISQVRIPTMEVAEMKNGKKKVTKKKLMPGYVLVEMDMDEDLRFMIQSLPSVSTFVGSKDGGPEPLSVDEVKNLFAETGEYKSEEPVSPRLLFKVGDNLKIIDGPFANFTGVVDEIFPDKGRLRVKVEIFGRSTPVELDYLQVKTEP encoded by the coding sequence ATGGGTGATTTGAAATGGTATGCGTTACAGACTTATTCCGGTCATGAGAATAAGGTCCAGAAAAATCTGGAGAAACTAGTCCAACAGCGCAAGCTGGAGGAGAAGATTTCTCAAGTGCGTATTCCAACCATGGAAGTCGCCGAGATGAAGAACGGCAAGAAGAAGGTCACTAAGAAGAAACTCATGCCGGGTTACGTTCTTGTTGAGATGGATATGGACGAGGACCTTCGCTTCATGATCCAGAGTCTTCCTTCCGTTTCCACTTTTGTGGGATCGAAAGATGGAGGGCCAGAGCCTCTTTCCGTAGACGAGGTAAAAAACCTATTCGCGGAAACTGGTGAATACAAATCCGAGGAGCCTGTAAGCCCTCGTTTATTGTTCAAAGTGGGAGACAACCTGAAGATTATCGACGGGCCTTTCGCTAATTTTACCGGAGTCGTAGATGAGATCTTCCCTGATAAAGGAAGACTCAGAGTGAAAGTGGAGATCTTCGGTCGCTCCACTCCTGTAGAACTAGATTATCTACAGGTTAAAACCGAACCCTGA
- the rplK gene encoding 50S ribosomal protein L11: MAAKKVVKQIKLQVEAGKANPAPPVGPALGQAGLNIMEFCKQFNERSKSQIGYKLPVVITVFSDRSFTFITKSPPAALLVKKAIGLESGSATPHTVKVGKITRKQLEEIAKTKMEDLNANDLDAAVQIIAGTCRSMGVTVEG; this comes from the coding sequence ATGGCAGCAAAAAAAGTAGTAAAGCAGATTAAGCTCCAGGTTGAAGCCGGAAAGGCCAACCCTGCTCCTCCAGTCGGACCGGCTCTCGGTCAGGCAGGATTGAACATCATGGAGTTCTGCAAGCAGTTCAACGAGAGAAGTAAATCCCAAATCGGGTACAAGCTTCCTGTTGTAATCACAGTATTCTCCGACAGGAGTTTTACATTCATCACCAAGTCTCCTCCGGCGGCTCTTCTTGTTAAGAAGGCAATCGGTTTAGAGTCTGGCTCCGCAACTCCTCACACCGTTAAGGTTGGGAAGATCACTCGCAAGCAATTAGAAGAAATTGCTAAAACCAAAATGGAAGATCTAAACGCAAATGATCTGGACGCAGCCGTTCAAATCATCGCGGGAACTTGTCGCTCCATGGGCGTTACGGTAGAGGGTTAA